In a genomic window of Veillonellales bacterium:
- a CDS encoding universal stress protein, whose product MSVSKIVLAYDGSEDSKFALEWSKSYALQIGAEIAVTSVYDEMPALQAEAASMLIPFATAYANGLKKHLKEIEEEISVYEIAVSTILLKGNPPDEIIHYASQINADLIICGTRGLGGFSSLLLGSVAHKLVAYSPIPVLVVKRPRPGKQDPKSATPAKTL is encoded by the coding sequence ATGTCTGTCAGCAAAATTGTACTGGCTTATGATGGTTCCGAGGACAGCAAATTTGCCTTAGAATGGTCAAAATCCTATGCACTGCAGATTGGAGCGGAAATCGCAGTTACTTCCGTATATGATGAAATGCCGGCTCTTCAAGCCGAAGCTGCCAGTATGCTAATCCCGTTTGCCACTGCGTATGCCAATGGCTTAAAAAAACACCTGAAAGAAATTGAAGAAGAAATTTCCGTCTATGAAATAGCCGTATCGACAATCCTGCTCAAAGGCAATCCGCCAGACGAAATCATCCATTATGCGTCCCAAATCAATGCCGATCTGATTATTTGCGGCACCAGGGGGCTCGGTGGTTTCAGTTCCCTGCTGCTGGGCAGTGTGGCGCACAAACTGGTTGCCTATTCGCCGATTCCCGTACTGGTCGTAAAACGGCCCCGTCCGGGGAAACAAGACCCGAAGTCGGCGACTCCTGCCAAAACTCTATAA